A genomic region of Mus musculus strain C57BL/6J chromosome 7, GRCm38.p6 C57BL/6J contains the following coding sequences:
- the Lrrc27 gene encoding leucine-rich repeat-containing protein 27 isoform b (isoform b is encoded by transcript variant 2), translating into MEDTSPQAVAEKAAKDPKAAKDLKDDAAAATKSFPDHFSREGDDQMDFEGVIFSSSPVLDLSQRGLRHLGKFFKIPNLQQLHLQRNLLREIPEDFFQLLPNLTWLDLRYNKIKVLPSGIGSHKHLKTLLLERNPIKMLPVELGQVTTLTALNLRHCPLEFPPRLIVQKGLVAILTFLRICSVEKAFPGDELLPEVSAPKMGSNDLQYPVLPLPRKGSPSENSLNDPDQEKEKADFFPPMERLDLSELRKSNAASEIWPSKEEIRRFWKLRQEIVENEQVEIQEKKLLAVELPPNLKAALNVKEKKHRKPWPAVRVPKHSSCKQDGRHSQGGSSGAPREGDSAGATEELYWQPSCVLLWAPSSQPVWTTSTEPQGPKPHGWVWPVGDPSGFVRTG; encoded by the exons GCCGCCACCAAGAGCTTCCCCGATCACTTTTCCAGAGAGGGTGATGATCAAATGGACTTTGAAGGGGTCATCTTTTCTTCCTCACCAGTTTTAGACCTGAGTCAAAGAGGCCTGCGCCATTTGGGAAAGTTCTTTAAAATTCCCAACCTCCAA CAATTACACCTGCAGAGGAATTTGCTCAGGGAGATTCCGGAGGATTTCTTCCAACTGCTGCCCAACCTGACATGGCTGGACCTCCGTTACAACAAAATCAAGGTTCTTCCATCTGGGATTGGCTCTCACAA ACATTTGAAAACTTTGCTTCTAGAACGAAATCCTATCAAAATGTTACCCGTTGAGCTGG GGCAGGTCACTACACTGACAGCACTGAACCTGAGACACTGCCCTCTGGAATTTCCTCCTCGCCTGATTGTGCAGAAAGGCTTGGTAGCCATCCTCACCTTCCTACGCATCTGCTCAGTGGAGAAGGCCTTCCCTGGAGATGAGTTGCTTCCAG AAGTCTCAGCACCTAAGATGGGCAGCAATGACCTTCAGTATCCCGTGCTCCCTCTGCCCCGTAAAGGCTCACCTAGTGAGAACAGCCTTAATGACCCAgaccaggagaaggagaaggctgACTTCTTCCCACCTATGGAAAGGCTAGACCTGAGTGAGCTCCGCAAATCCAACGCCGCCTCCGAGATATGGCCCAGTAAGGAGGAGATCAGACgcttctggaagctgaggcaggagattgtGGAGAATGAGCAGGTGGAGATTCAAGAGAAGAAGCTCTTGGCTGTTGAGCTGCCGCCAAATCTCAAGGCAGCGCTAAACGTCAAGGAGAAAAAGCACAGGAAGCCATGGCCCGCAGTCAG GGTACCAAAACACAGTTCATGCAAACAGGATGGAAGACACTCACAAGGCGGCTCTTCAGGAGCTCCAAGAGAAGGAGACAGTGCTGGAGCAACGGAGGAG CTCTACTGGCAACCCAGCTGTGTCCTGTTATGGGCACCCTCCAGCCAGCCGGTATGGACCACATCCACAGAACCACAGGGCCCCAAACCTCATGGTTGGGTTTGGCCAGTGGGGGATCCCAGTGGATTTGTACGCACAGGTTAA
- the Lrrc27 gene encoding leucine-rich repeat-containing protein 27 isoform X4, producing the protein MEDTSPQAVAEKAAKDPKAAKDLKDDAAAATKSFPDHFSREGDDQMDFEGVIFSSSPVLDLSQRGLRHLGKFFKIPNLQQLHLQRNLLREIPEDFFQLLPNLTWLDLRYNKIKVLPSGIGSHKHLKTLLLERNPIKMLPVELGQVTTLTALNLRHCPLEFPPRLIVQKGLVAILTFLRICSVEKAFPGDELLPEVSAPKMGSNDLQYPVLPLPRKGSPSENSLNDPDQEKEKADFFPPMERLDLSELRKSNAASEIWPSKEEIRRFWKLRQEIVENEQVEIQEKKLLAVELPPNLKAALNVKEKKHRKPWPAVRKRSTSFKGILPNLPSGYQNTVHANRMEDTHKAALQELQEKETVLEQRRSSTGNPAVSCYGHPPASRYGPHPQNHRAPNLMVGFGQWGIPVDLYAQVKVRMDSLCP; encoded by the exons GCCGCCACCAAGAGCTTCCCCGATCACTTTTCCAGAGAGGGTGATGATCAAATGGACTTTGAAGGGGTCATCTTTTCTTCCTCACCAGTTTTAGACCTGAGTCAAAGAGGCCTGCGCCATTTGGGAAAGTTCTTTAAAATTCCCAACCTCCAA CAATTACACCTGCAGAGGAATTTGCTCAGGGAGATTCCGGAGGATTTCTTCCAACTGCTGCCCAACCTGACATGGCTGGACCTCCGTTACAACAAAATCAAGGTTCTTCCATCTGGGATTGGCTCTCACAA ACATTTGAAAACTTTGCTTCTAGAACGAAATCCTATCAAAATGTTACCCGTTGAGCTGG GGCAGGTCACTACACTGACAGCACTGAACCTGAGACACTGCCCTCTGGAATTTCCTCCTCGCCTGATTGTGCAGAAAGGCTTGGTAGCCATCCTCACCTTCCTACGCATCTGCTCAGTGGAGAAGGCCTTCCCTGGAGATGAGTTGCTTCCAG AAGTCTCAGCACCTAAGATGGGCAGCAATGACCTTCAGTATCCCGTGCTCCCTCTGCCCCGTAAAGGCTCACCTAGTGAGAACAGCCTTAATGACCCAgaccaggagaaggagaaggctgACTTCTTCCCACCTATGGAAAGGCTAGACCTGAGTGAGCTCCGCAAATCCAACGCCGCCTCCGAGATATGGCCCAGTAAGGAGGAGATCAGACgcttctggaagctgaggcaggagattgtGGAGAATGAGCAGGTGGAGATTCAAGAGAAGAAGCTCTTGGCTGTTGAGCTGCCGCCAAATCTCAAGGCAGCGCTAAACGTCAAGGAGAAAAAGCACAGGAAGCCATGGCCCGCAGTCAG GAAGAGGTCCACCTCCTTCAAAGGCATCTTGCCCAACCTCCCTTCAGGGTACCAAAACACAGTTCATGCAAACAGGATGGAAGACACTCACAAGGCGGCTCTTCAGGAGCTCCAAGAGAAGGAGACAGTGCTGGAGCAACGGAGGAG CTCTACTGGCAACCCAGCTGTGTCCTGTTATGGGCACCCTCCAGCCAGCCGGTATGGACCACATCCACAGAACCACAGGGCCCCAAACCTCATGGTTGGGTTTGGCCAGTGGGGGATCCCAGTGGATTTGTACGCACAGGTTAAAGTGAGGATGGACTCTCTATGTCCTTAG
- the Lrrc27 gene encoding leucine-rich repeat-containing protein 27 isoform X2: MEDTSPQAVAEKAAKDPKAAKDLKDDAAAATKSFPDHFSREGDDQMDFEGVIFSSSPVLDLSQRGLRHLGKFFKIPNLQQLHLQRNLLREIPEDFFQLLPNLTWLDLRYNKIKVLPSGIGSHKHLKTLLLERNPIKMLPVELGQVTTLTALNLRHCPLEFPPRLIVQKGLVAILTFLRICSVEKAFPGDELLPEVSAPKMGSNDLQYPVLPLPRKGSPSENSLNDPDQEKEKADFFPPMERLDLSELRKSNAASEIWPSKEEIRRFWKLRQEIVENEQVEIQEKKLLAVELPPNLKAALNVKEKKHRKPWPAVRKRSTSFKGILPNLPSGYQNTVHANRMEDTHKAALQELQEKETVLEQRRRDKRALQEWREQTQHMRTRRELSKLQPPHSNMMASKIPFATDLTDYEKMPVSPFGKVKPSGEGTAQRPIEISASPLAELEDKIKRHTQQIRTRSFLGTNPMQDIKTANQDLETNLTFLGSQVW, from the exons GCCGCCACCAAGAGCTTCCCCGATCACTTTTCCAGAGAGGGTGATGATCAAATGGACTTTGAAGGGGTCATCTTTTCTTCCTCACCAGTTTTAGACCTGAGTCAAAGAGGCCTGCGCCATTTGGGAAAGTTCTTTAAAATTCCCAACCTCCAA CAATTACACCTGCAGAGGAATTTGCTCAGGGAGATTCCGGAGGATTTCTTCCAACTGCTGCCCAACCTGACATGGCTGGACCTCCGTTACAACAAAATCAAGGTTCTTCCATCTGGGATTGGCTCTCACAA ACATTTGAAAACTTTGCTTCTAGAACGAAATCCTATCAAAATGTTACCCGTTGAGCTGG GGCAGGTCACTACACTGACAGCACTGAACCTGAGACACTGCCCTCTGGAATTTCCTCCTCGCCTGATTGTGCAGAAAGGCTTGGTAGCCATCCTCACCTTCCTACGCATCTGCTCAGTGGAGAAGGCCTTCCCTGGAGATGAGTTGCTTCCAG AAGTCTCAGCACCTAAGATGGGCAGCAATGACCTTCAGTATCCCGTGCTCCCTCTGCCCCGTAAAGGCTCACCTAGTGAGAACAGCCTTAATGACCCAgaccaggagaaggagaaggctgACTTCTTCCCACCTATGGAAAGGCTAGACCTGAGTGAGCTCCGCAAATCCAACGCCGCCTCCGAGATATGGCCCAGTAAGGAGGAGATCAGACgcttctggaagctgaggcaggagattgtGGAGAATGAGCAGGTGGAGATTCAAGAGAAGAAGCTCTTGGCTGTTGAGCTGCCGCCAAATCTCAAGGCAGCGCTAAACGTCAAGGAGAAAAAGCACAGGAAGCCATGGCCCGCAGTCAG GAAGAGGTCCACCTCCTTCAAAGGCATCTTGCCCAACCTCCCTTCAGGGTACCAAAACACAGTTCATGCAAACAGGATGGAAGACACTCACAAGGCGGCTCTTCAGGAGCTCCAAGAGAAGGAGACAGTGCTGGAGCAACGGAGGAG AGACAAGAGAGCTCTGCAGGAGTGGCGAGAGCAGACCCAGCACATGAGGACCAGGAGGGAACTCAGTAAACTCCAACCTCCACATAGTAACATG ATGGCATCGAAGATTCCCTTTGCCACAGATCTGACAGACTATGAGAAAATGCCAGTAAGTCCATTTGGGAAAGTGAAGCCCAGCGGAGAGGGGACAGCACAAAGGCCTATAGAAATAAG TGCCTCACCATTAGCAGAGCTGGAGGACAAGATAAAGCGGCACACACAGCAGATCCGCACTCGAAGTTTCCTGGGTACAAACCCAATGCAAGACATTAAGACAGCCAACCAGGACCTGGAAACC AACCTGACCTTCCTTGGGAGTCAGGTGTGGTGA